One window of the Populus nigra chromosome 4, ddPopNigr1.1, whole genome shotgun sequence genome contains the following:
- the LOC133691525 gene encoding wall-associated receptor kinase-like 14 isoform X1: MILQQHTILFLAIFAISLIEAHASIKFRCNRTCGTNHLPYPFGFSADCDIHLNCSPNGEMLINEFPVQIVGQNSIKIILEPKCNRPLEALDNLFTKNYAPKSTNAILLHNCTSAVSPCNIPSINVQTHFESLKCSNNSSLSCFSKEVTANGFFDYNMANISQCQYLLSSISAESFTGSGVSLEIQMMELWWWLQGDCRCSKDAICTQVESPAGSGFRCQCRDGLIGDGYLAGVGCRKASAGCNPAKYLSGQCGGGSGAAVLLGGVVAGVGVSLGLFCCLIRRNSASKAKSFRKLHLSEAADINIPIYPYKEIEKATNSFSEKQRIGTGAYGTVYAGKLNSDSWVAIKRIKHGDMDNIEQVMNEIKLISSVSHPNLVRLLGCSIENGEQILVYEFMPNGTLCQHLQRERGDGLDWPVRLAIATDTAKAIAHLHSAMDPPIYHRDIKSSNILLDYHFRSKVADFGLSRHGMTEISHISTVPQGTPGYLDPQYHLNFHLSDKSDVYSFGVVLVEIITAKKVVDFSRPQNEVNLAALATDRIGRGRLDEIIDPFLDLHSDAWTFSSVHKVAEVAFRCLAFHKDTRPSMMEVAAELEQILLSRWASSEETNCAISLDFSPCSSSSNVSDKPLNSTVKKTEIERRGLFVLQTQTSKKSTERANHNSPVSVQDPWLSEKSSPSSSNLLNNVIVK, encoded by the exons atgatcCTTCAACAACACACTATCCTCTTCTTAGCAATCTTTGCTATTTCATTAATCGAAGCTCATGCTTCCATCAAGTTCAGATGCAACAGAACATGCGGCACCAACCATCTTCCATACCCTTTTGGATTCTCTGCCGATTGTGATATCCATTTAAATTGTAGCCCAAATGGTGAAATGCTTATCAATGAGTTTCCAGTCCAGATTGTAGGCCAAAATTCAATAAAGATCATTCTTGAACCCAAATGTAACCGTCCTCTTGAAGCCCTCGACAATCTTTTTACCAAAAACTATGCTCCAAAATCAACAAACGCAATTCTTTTACACAACTGTACCTCTGCAGTTTCGCCATGCAATATACCTTCTATAAACGTGCAGACTCATTTCGAGTCACTTAAATGTTCAAATAACAGCAGCTTAAGTTGTTTCTCTAAGGAGGTTACAGCAAACGGTTTCTTTGATTATAACATGGCCAATATTAGCCAGTGCCAGTATCTTTTGTCATCAATATCGGCAGAGTCTTTCACTGGTTCTGGTGTTTCCTTAGAGATTCAGATGATGGAGCTATGGTGGTGGCTTCAAGGGGACTGCCGTTGCTCTAAGGATGCCATTTGTACTCAAGTTGAATCGCCTGCAGGGTCAGGGTTTCGGTGCCAGTGCAGAGACGGGCTAATTGGTGATGGATATCTTGCCGGGGTTGGCTGCCGGAAAG CCTCTGCAGGTTGCAATCCTGCAAAGTATTTGTCTGGCCAATGTGGAGGAGGGTCTGGAgctgctgttttacttggag GCGTTGTAGCTGGAGTAGGGGTCAGTCTGGGTCTATTTTGCTGTCTCATACGGAGGAATTCCGCGTCAAAAGCCAAAAGCTTCAGAAAACTCCACCTATCTGAAGCTGCAGACATCAACATTCCCATCTATCCCTACAAAGAAATAGAGAAGGCCACAAATAGTTTCTCTGAGAAACAAAGGATTGGAACTGGGGCTTATGGAACTGTCTATGCCGGTAAACTCAACAGTGATTCATGGGTTGCCATTAAGAGGATCAAACATGGAGATATGGACAACATTGAGCAAGTGATGAACGAAATCAAGCTCATTTCTTCTGTGAGTCACCCGAATTTAGTCCGCCTCTTAGGTTGCTCCATAGAAAATGGTGAGCAAATTCTTGTCTATGAATTCATGCCGAATGGGACATTGTGCCAGCATTTACAAAGAGAGAGAGGTGATGGACTTGACTGGCCTGTTCGCCTCGCTATTGCTACGGATACTGCTAAAGCTATAGCCCATCTCCACTCTGCTATGGATCCCCCGATATATCATAGAGATATCAAGTCGAGCAACATACTCTTAGACTACCACTTCAGGTCCAAAGTTGCAGATTTTGGTCTTTCCAGACATGGCATGACTGAAATATCACACATCTCTACTGTCCCGCAAGGAACTCCAGGCTACCTTGATCCTCAGTACCATCTAAACTTCCATCTTTCGGACAAAAGTGACGTTTATAGCTTTGGTGTTGTTCTAGTTGAGATCATAACAGCAAAGAAGGTGGTGGACTTTTCCAGGCCTCAGAATGAAGTGAATTTGGCTGCTCTTGCCACTGATAGGATTGGCAGGGGGAGATTGGATGAGATCATCGATCCGTTCCTTGATTTACATAGTGATGCTTGGACCTTTTCTTCAGTGCATAAAGTGGCAGAAGTGGCATTTAGGTGCCTTGCATTTCATAAAGACACGAGGCCTTCAATGATGGAAGTTGCAGCAGAACTAGAGCAAATACTGCTTAGTAGATGGGCTTCTTCAGAGGAAACAAATTGCGCAATCTCATTAGATTTTTCCCCTTGCTCTTCTTCATCTAATGTCAGCGACAAGCCTCTAAACTCCacagtaaaaaaaacagaaatagaGAGAAGAGGTTTGTTTGTGCTGCAGACACAGACCAGCAAAAAGTCAACAGAAAGGGCCAATCATAATTCACCTGTTTCTGTCCAAGATCCATGGTTAAGTGAAAAAAGCTCACCTTCTTCAAGCAATTTGCTAAATAACGTTATAGTTAAGTGA
- the LOC133691525 gene encoding wall-associated receptor kinase-like 14 isoform X2: MILQQHTILFLAIFAISLIEAHASIKFRCNRTCGTNHLPYPFGFSADCDIHLNCSPNGEMLINEFPVQIVGQNSIKIILEPKCNRPLEALDNLFTKNYAPKSTNAILLHNCTSAVSPCNIPSINVQTHFESLKCSNNSSLSCFSKEVTANGFFDYNMANISQCQYLLSSISAESFTGSGVSLEIQMMELWWWLQGDCRCSKDAICTQVESPAGSGFRCQCRDGLIGDGYLAGVGCRKGCNPAKYLSGQCGGGSGAAVLLGGVVAGVGVSLGLFCCLIRRNSASKAKSFRKLHLSEAADINIPIYPYKEIEKATNSFSEKQRIGTGAYGTVYAGKLNSDSWVAIKRIKHGDMDNIEQVMNEIKLISSVSHPNLVRLLGCSIENGEQILVYEFMPNGTLCQHLQRERGDGLDWPVRLAIATDTAKAIAHLHSAMDPPIYHRDIKSSNILLDYHFRSKVADFGLSRHGMTEISHISTVPQGTPGYLDPQYHLNFHLSDKSDVYSFGVVLVEIITAKKVVDFSRPQNEVNLAALATDRIGRGRLDEIIDPFLDLHSDAWTFSSVHKVAEVAFRCLAFHKDTRPSMMEVAAELEQILLSRWASSEETNCAISLDFSPCSSSSNVSDKPLNSTVKKTEIERRGLFVLQTQTSKKSTERANHNSPVSVQDPWLSEKSSPSSSNLLNNVIVK, encoded by the exons atgatcCTTCAACAACACACTATCCTCTTCTTAGCAATCTTTGCTATTTCATTAATCGAAGCTCATGCTTCCATCAAGTTCAGATGCAACAGAACATGCGGCACCAACCATCTTCCATACCCTTTTGGATTCTCTGCCGATTGTGATATCCATTTAAATTGTAGCCCAAATGGTGAAATGCTTATCAATGAGTTTCCAGTCCAGATTGTAGGCCAAAATTCAATAAAGATCATTCTTGAACCCAAATGTAACCGTCCTCTTGAAGCCCTCGACAATCTTTTTACCAAAAACTATGCTCCAAAATCAACAAACGCAATTCTTTTACACAACTGTACCTCTGCAGTTTCGCCATGCAATATACCTTCTATAAACGTGCAGACTCATTTCGAGTCACTTAAATGTTCAAATAACAGCAGCTTAAGTTGTTTCTCTAAGGAGGTTACAGCAAACGGTTTCTTTGATTATAACATGGCCAATATTAGCCAGTGCCAGTATCTTTTGTCATCAATATCGGCAGAGTCTTTCACTGGTTCTGGTGTTTCCTTAGAGATTCAGATGATGGAGCTATGGTGGTGGCTTCAAGGGGACTGCCGTTGCTCTAAGGATGCCATTTGTACTCAAGTTGAATCGCCTGCAGGGTCAGGGTTTCGGTGCCAGTGCAGAGACGGGCTAATTGGTGATGGATATCTTGCCGGGGTTGGCTGCCGGAAAG GTTGCAATCCTGCAAAGTATTTGTCTGGCCAATGTGGAGGAGGGTCTGGAgctgctgttttacttggag GCGTTGTAGCTGGAGTAGGGGTCAGTCTGGGTCTATTTTGCTGTCTCATACGGAGGAATTCCGCGTCAAAAGCCAAAAGCTTCAGAAAACTCCACCTATCTGAAGCTGCAGACATCAACATTCCCATCTATCCCTACAAAGAAATAGAGAAGGCCACAAATAGTTTCTCTGAGAAACAAAGGATTGGAACTGGGGCTTATGGAACTGTCTATGCCGGTAAACTCAACAGTGATTCATGGGTTGCCATTAAGAGGATCAAACATGGAGATATGGACAACATTGAGCAAGTGATGAACGAAATCAAGCTCATTTCTTCTGTGAGTCACCCGAATTTAGTCCGCCTCTTAGGTTGCTCCATAGAAAATGGTGAGCAAATTCTTGTCTATGAATTCATGCCGAATGGGACATTGTGCCAGCATTTACAAAGAGAGAGAGGTGATGGACTTGACTGGCCTGTTCGCCTCGCTATTGCTACGGATACTGCTAAAGCTATAGCCCATCTCCACTCTGCTATGGATCCCCCGATATATCATAGAGATATCAAGTCGAGCAACATACTCTTAGACTACCACTTCAGGTCCAAAGTTGCAGATTTTGGTCTTTCCAGACATGGCATGACTGAAATATCACACATCTCTACTGTCCCGCAAGGAACTCCAGGCTACCTTGATCCTCAGTACCATCTAAACTTCCATCTTTCGGACAAAAGTGACGTTTATAGCTTTGGTGTTGTTCTAGTTGAGATCATAACAGCAAAGAAGGTGGTGGACTTTTCCAGGCCTCAGAATGAAGTGAATTTGGCTGCTCTTGCCACTGATAGGATTGGCAGGGGGAGATTGGATGAGATCATCGATCCGTTCCTTGATTTACATAGTGATGCTTGGACCTTTTCTTCAGTGCATAAAGTGGCAGAAGTGGCATTTAGGTGCCTTGCATTTCATAAAGACACGAGGCCTTCAATGATGGAAGTTGCAGCAGAACTAGAGCAAATACTGCTTAGTAGATGGGCTTCTTCAGAGGAAACAAATTGCGCAATCTCATTAGATTTTTCCCCTTGCTCTTCTTCATCTAATGTCAGCGACAAGCCTCTAAACTCCacagtaaaaaaaacagaaatagaGAGAAGAGGTTTGTTTGTGCTGCAGACACAGACCAGCAAAAAGTCAACAGAAAGGGCCAATCATAATTCACCTGTTTCTGTCCAAGATCCATGGTTAAGTGAAAAAAGCTCACCTTCTTCAAGCAATTTGCTAAATAACGTTATAGTTAAGTGA
- the LOC133692644 gene encoding allene oxide synthase 1, chloroplastic: protein MASSSLAFPSLQTQFQSLKKPSSPKPSTRRFSVRPIRASISEKPSVPGPPATVSPSEPTKLPIRKIPGDHGLPLIGPFKDRMDYFYNQGRDEYFKSKIQKYQSTVFRANMPPGPFIAPNPHVVVLLDGKSFPVLFDVTKVEKKDLFTGTFMPSTELTGGYRVLSYLDPSEPKHAKLKQLMFYLLKSRRDHVIPEFNASYTELFMSLEKNLALGGKASFGEANDQAAFNFLARSWFGTDPAETTLGLDGPGLVSKWVLFNLGPVLKLGLPKYLEDLTVHSFRLPPSLIKKSYQRLYDFFYASSGFLLDEAENLGISREEACHNLLFTTCFNSFGGMRILFPNMMKWLGRAGTKLHARLAEEIRSVVRSNDGSITMRGMEEMPLMKSVVYEALRIEPPVSLQFGRAKRDLIIESHDAAFEVKEGEMLFGFQPFATKDPKIFTQAEEFVADRFIGEGEKMLEHVLWSNGPETEKPTLGNKQCAGKDFVVLVSRLFVVELFLRYDSFEIEVGTSPLGAAVTVTSLKRASF, encoded by the coding sequence ATGGCTTCATCTTCCTTAGCTTTCCCTTCCCTTCAAACCCAATTCCAGTCACTAAAAAAGCCATCTAGTCCCAAGCCCTCCACTCGTCGCTTCTCTGTCCGTCCGATCAGAGCATCAATATCAGAAAAACCATCAGTTCCAGGTCCGCCCGCTACTGTTTCACCATCTGAACCAACCAAACTCCCCATCCGCAAAATCCCTGGTGATCATGGGCTCCCTCTTATTGGTCCCTTTAAAGATCGCATGGATTATTTCTATAACCAAGGCAGAGACGAGTATTTCAAatccaaaattcaaaaataccaaTCAACGGTGTTTAGAGCTAACATGCCGCCCGGTCCTTTTATTGCTCCAAATCCACACGTCGTGGTTTTACTTGACGGAAAAAGCTTTCCGGTTCTATTTGACGTGACAAAAGTTGAAAAGAAAGATCTTTTTACAGGTACTTTCATGCCTTCAACAGAACTCACTGGTGGCTACCGAGTTCTGTCCTATCTTGACCCGTCCGAACCAAAACACGCCAAACTGAAACAACTCATGTTCTATCTCCTCAAGTCACGCCGTGATCACGTAATCCCTGAATTCAATGCCAGTTACACAGAACTCTTTATGAGTCTTGAAAAAAACTTGGCTCTCGGAGGGAAAGCTAGTTTCGGTGAAGCTAATGATCAAGCAGCTTTTAATTTCTTGGCTAGGTCTTGGTTTGGTACTGATCCGGCAGAGACCACACTTGGCCTTGACGGACCCGGTCTAGTTTCAAAATGGGTGCTCTTTAACCTTGGTCCAGTGCTCAAACTCGGTCTTCCAAAATATCTTGAAGATCTTACCGTCCATTCCTTCCGTCTACCACCatcactaattaaaaaaagctacCAGCGTCTTTACGATTTCTTCTACGCTTCGTCAGGCTTCCTGCTCGACGAAGCAGAAAATTTAGGAATTTCACGTGAGGAGGCATGTCATAATCTTCTTTTCACCACATGCTTTAATTCATTCGGTGGGATGAGGATTTTATTTCCAAACATGATGAAATGGCTAGGCCGTGCCGGGACCAAACTCCACGCTCGATTAGCCGAAGAGATCAGATCAGTGGTCAGATCCAACGATGGAAGTATTACAATGCGGGGCATGGAAGAGATGCCATTGATGAAATCAGTAGTCTATGAAGCACTCCGAATTGAACCACCAGTCTCGCTACAGTTCGGTAGAGCAAAGCGTGATCTGATAATTGAAAGCCACGACGCTGCTTTTGAAGTCAAAGAAGGGGAGATGTTATTCGGGTTCCAACCATTCGCTACCAAAGACCCGAAAATATTTACCCAAGCCGAGGAGTTTGTCGCTGACAGGTTTATTGGGGAGGGAGAGAAGATGTTGGAGCACGTGCTGTGGTCTAACGGGCCAGAGACAGAGAAGCCGACGTTGGGAAATAAACAGTGTGCAGGGAAAGATTTTGTGGTACTCGTGTCTAGGCTGTTCGTGGTGGAGTTGTTCTTAAGGTACGATTCATTCGAGATAGAGGTTGGAACGTCGCCCTTGGGAGCAGCTGTGACGGTTACTTCATTGAAAAGGGCAAGTTTTTAG